One segment of Nothobranchius furzeri strain GRZ-AD chromosome 13, NfurGRZ-RIMD1, whole genome shotgun sequence DNA contains the following:
- the mmp13b gene encoding collagenase 3: MFSLLLLLVLVPHSSALPLLSKDEDQLLIAEKYLRRFYGLSTGLATGLATGLATGLRSRHTSSNDFKTKIKEMQRFFKLKVTGKVDEATLDVMKKPRCGVPEVRGYSHFPRDLKWGKNNVTFRILNYTPDLVKSDVDRAIRRALNVWSDVTPLTFHKLHEGNADIMISFGTKEHGDYNPFDGPNGLLAHAYPPGPGIGGDTHFDEEEHWTKDSSMYNLFIVAAHELGHALGMSHSSDPGALMYPIYSYTTGYPLSEDDIEGIQDLYGPNPNPKKIKPKPDAPTKCDPMLSFDAVTELRGETIIFKDSFYWRLHPQMVEPEQTLIKSTWPSIPNKVDAAYENPEKDLVIIFSGIRMWALNGYNLVEGYPKYIHKLGLPKSIRKIDAAVHIRDTGKTLLFTEEDYWSFDEAAGKLDTGYPRSIETDFPGMDDEVDAAVYHYGFLYFFHEHLQYEYSYTSKKVIRILRANSILNC, from the exons ATGTTTTCTCTGCTCCTGCTGCTGGTATTAGTCCCTCACTCCTCTGCTCTGCCTCTGCTGTCCAAAGATGAAGACCAGTTACTCATAGCAGAG AAATACCTCCGTCGCTTCTACGGTCTCTCCACAGGTCTCGCCACAGGTCTCGCCACAGGTCTCGCCACAGGTCTGAGAAGTCGACACACATCTTCAAATGATTTTAAGACAAAGATCAAAGAAATGCAGAGGTTTTTCAAACTCAAG GTAACTGGGAAGGTTGATGAGGCTACGTTAGACGTGATGAAGAAACCTAGATGTGGTGTCCCAGAGGTTAGGGGATACAGCCACTTCCCCCGAGACCTCAAATGGGGCAAAAACAATGTCACGTTCAG GATTTTGAATTACACACCTGACCTGGTGAAGTCTGATGTAGACAGAGCCATCCGCAGAGCTCTAAACGTTTGGTCTGATGTCACCCCGTTGACTTTTCACAAGCTGCATGAGGGCAATGCTGACATTATGATCAGCTTTGGaacaaaag AACATGGTGACTACAATCCATTTGATGGTCCCAATGGTCTGCTGGCTCATGCCTATCCTCCTGGCCCAGGCATTGGAGGAGACACTCATTTTGATGAGGAGGAACACTGGACCAAAGACTCCTCAA TGTACAACCTGTTCATAGTGGCAGCTCATGAGCTGGGCCACGCACTTGGTATGTCCCACTCATCAGACCCTGGTGCCCTTATGTACCCCATCTACTCCTACACTACTGGCTACCCACTGTCTGAAGATGACATCGAAGGCATTCAAGATCTCTATG GTCCCAACCCAAACCCAAAGAAGATCAAGCCAAAGCCAGATGCACCAACTAAATGTGATCCCATGTTGAGTTTTGATGCAGTCACAGAGCTCAGAGGAGAAACCATCATCTTCAAAGACAG TTTCTACTGGCGTCTCCATCCTCAGATGGTAGAACCTGAGCAGACACTGATCAAGTCCACTTGGCCCTCCATTCCAAACAAAGTGGATGCAGCTTACGAGAACCCAGAGAAGGATTTAGTCATCATATTTAGTG GGATCCGGATGTGGGCTTTGAATGGATATAACCTTGTGGAGGGTTACCCAAAGTACATACACAAACTTGGTCTTCCTAAGTCTATCAGGAAAATAGATGCAGCTGTGCACATTAGAGACACAGGGAAAACTTTACTCTTCACTGAGGAAGACTATTGGAG TTTTGATGAAGCAGCAGGCAAACTAGACACTGGCTACCCACGATCAATTGAGACAGACTTTCCAGGAATGGACGATGAAGTTGACGCTGCTGTTTATCACTATG gatttttatacttttttcatGAACATCTGCAGTACGAGTACAGTTACACCTCAAAGAAGGTAATCCGCATTCTGAGGGCCAACTCCATTCTCAACTGTTAA